The following DNA comes from Chitinophaga nivalis.
GGCTGTTAATACTAAAATCTTAATCCTTGATGAGATTTTGCCTATTTGCCAAAACAGCTGGAATGTTTGATGGCAGCAAGTTACGAATGAATTGATAAATGCAGGTTTTTGATTATAAAATATTAAATGATGCTAATAATTAACCAGAAAATGCTGCCTGCTTATTTGTAATTTGTTATCCGAAAACTCCTTGTTCCCGTTATGCAGCAAAAACATGAAAGCACGATTGTGGATATCGCCAGGGCGCTGAACCTGTCTATAGCTACCGTTTCCAGGGCACTCAACAATCATCCGAAGATCAGTGAGGCAACCAAAAAGAAAGTGAAAGAGCAGGCCGATGCTGTGGAATACCGGCGTAATACACTGGCATCCGGATTGCGTGGCAGCCGTTCCAATAATATCGGGTTGATTATTCCCCGGGTTTCCATGTACTTTCATGCAACGGCTATTACCGCCATTCAGAATCTGCTGCACCGGCATGGATACAACCTGATTATCGGCCAGTCCAATGATGCACCGGAAATGGAGAAAGAGCTGGCCAGTGCCATGTTTTCTTCCAGGGTGGCGGGGTTGATGGTGGCGTCTACTTTTTATACCACCGATTATACGCACTTCGATGTATTTATCCGGAATGATATTCCACTGGTATTTTTTGATCGGGTACCGGTAGATTTTTACCCGGCGCAGGTAATCCGGGGAGATGATTACCAGGGAGGTTTTATGGCAACGGCCCACCTGGCCGAAGCGGGTTGTAAAACCATTGCGCATTTATCAGGGCCGTTGAGTTGTAATTTGTATAAAGACCGTTATGCCGGTTATGTAGCTGCGCTGCGCCAGTACAAATTACCTTTCAAAAAAGAATGGGTGTTTTTTAATGAGCTGACACCCGCCAATGCCACGCGTATTGCGCAACAGTTGTTTGCCCGCCGGCCTTACCCCCAGGGCGTATTTGCTTCCAATGATACTTCGGCCATTACCATCCTGGAATATGCCCGTGCACAGGGTATTGCCGTGCCGGAAGCCTTGCGTATTGTAGGATATTCCAATGATCCCCGTACCGCTATTATCAGTCCGCCTATTACTACCGTAGAGCAGTTTCCCGGCCGCGTAGGTGAGGAGGCCGTGACGGCGCTGCTGGCGTTGCTGAAAAGAGGCCCCCGTAAAAGAGAACAGATCCTGACACCGGTTATTACGGCCGTGGAACTGGTGAAGCGGGCTTCTGCCTGATAATACCCGCTACTTTCCCTTAATAAGTGCCCCCATATTTATCCTGCCACCGGGCGGAAGGAACTGCTATTGTCCGAATGGATAGCTGCTTGTTCCGGATACGCGTTGGTCATCTCCCGAAAAAAAATATTTATGCAAACGTTTGAATTATTGGAATAATTAAATATTTTTGATTTTAGCGCACGTTATTGAAGCTTACAGCATTTATCAACCAGGGTAAATCTATTATAAATGCCTATAGCACTGTATTTGAACAATGTTCCGATAAAACCATCTTCCATCCATCGTTATAGACTTACTTGAAAAGATAGTGAACAGCATTCCTTTTTATTATAGATTAATGCAAACGTTTACATTAAATACACGTTTATGAAAAAACTGCTAGGTACCACCCTTTGCATATGGGGCATATGCATGGCTCAAACGGCTATTGCCCAGGAAAAACGTCCCGTTACAGGCACGGTGAAAGATGCGCAGGGCACGCGACTCCCCGGAGTAACGGTTGGCATCAAACATACCGCTGCCGGTACTGTAACAGGAGCAGACGGTAAATTTCAATTGAACGCTTCCGCGAAAGATACCCTGGTATTTAGTTTCGTGGGATTCAACAAAAAAGAAACCGCCATCAATAACCAGTCTGATCTGAGTATCCTCCTCGATGGAAGCGCCACCAGCCTTAATGAAACCGTAGTAGTAGGATACGGGGTACAAAAGAAAATCAACCTTTCCGGCGCTGTCACCAGCGTGAACTTTGATAAAGCCATGCAAAGCAGGCCCGTAACCGATCTGAGTACAGCGCTCAGCGGTATGGCGCCAGGCGTGAGCATTGCTCAGGCTTCCGGACAACCGGGCCGCGAAAATGCCACCATCCGCATCAGGGGCGTCGGCACGCTGAACAATGCCGATCCGCTGGTAATGGTAGATGGTATTGAAAGCAGTATGAGCGATGTAAACATGACAGATGTGGAAAGCATTTCTGTACTGAAAGATGCCGCTGCTGCTGCTATCTACGGTTCCCGCGCGGCAAATGGCGTGGTACTGGTCACCACTAAAAAAGGAAAGAAAGGGAAAACCACCGTTGCCTATAATGGTTACTATGGTGTACAAAAGGCGACCCGGCTGTTTAACATGGTGAATGATTATCCCACCTACATGGAACTCATGAACCGCGTGGCTACGGCAGATAATCCTGCTGCAGTACAGCCATTCAAACAAACCACCATCGATTCCTGGCGCAATGCTACGGACAGAACACTGTTCCCTAATACTGACTGGATGGATGTCATGTTTGGTCAGGGCAACCTTACCGGACATAACGTATCTGTAGCCGGTGGTTCTGAAAAGACTACCTATTATATGTCACTCGACTACCTGCGCAACAATGGTATCATGAAAAATACCAGCCAGGATCGTTATATGCTGCGACTCAATGCAGATCACGCTATCAGTAAAAAAATAAAGATTGGCGCCAACATTAACCTGACCTGGAAAGACCGGAAAGAACCGCAGGATGTGGGTACTATACTCACGAATGCATCCAGCAGCTCTCCCGGTACTACGCCTAAAATTACAGATGCCAGCGGTACCCGCTATGGCGCCCGGAATACAGATGATGAAAACGGTCAGCTGGATAATCCACTGCAGTACATCGAAACCTGGTACCGGCCTAACCGCCAGCAGCGCACCTTTGCCAAGGTATGGGGCGAATGGGAAATTATCGACGGATTAAAATTCCAGGTGAATGGGGCGGCTGACTACTGGAACTCCGCAGAGAAAAGTTATGCGGAAGCCGGCGCTATCCAGAACCGCTGGAACTTCCAGAAAAATCAGGTGGTACAAACGCTGGATCAGTTACCTGCCAACCTGTTGCAGACGGATTCCACCAACCTGCGGCTGGCCTATTACGCTACATTAAACTATACTAAAAATATCGGGCAGGATCATCACCTGAATGTATTGCTGGGTACCAGCAGTGAAACCGTGAAAGGTACGCTGATGACCGCCAGTGTGATGAACTTTCCTACCAACAATACCTGGGAACTGGGCGCTGGTCTGGAACAACCCAAAGTAGGCGGTACCTCCCTGAAGAATAACCTGTTATCTTTCTTCGGTCGTGTTAACTACGATTACAAAGGAAAATATTTACTGGAAGCGAATCTGCGTCGCGATGGTTCATCCAGTTTTGCACCGGGCAGACAATGGGGCCTGTATCCCTCTTTCTCTGCTGCGTGGCGCCTGCTGGAAGAACCTTTTATCAAAGACGCGATGCCAGGTTGGGTAAACAATGTGAAGCTGCGGGCTTCCTGGGGTAAACTGGGAAATGACCGTATTCCTTCCTTCCAGTTTATGAGTTTGTATGCTGCTGGTCTGAACTATTCTTCCGGTGGAAAAATCACCGGAGGACTTTCTCCGCAGGTGATGGCCAATCCGTTTATTACCTGGGAGAAAGCGGTGTCTTCCAACTTAGGACTGGATGCGAACCTGTTTAATGATCACTTTAATGTTTCCCTGGATGTATTTAACCGCCGTACTTCCGATATCCTGGTGCAGCTGGAAGTATCTTCCCTGTATGGTTTGAACCCGCCTTACCAGAATGTGGGCATTGTGGAAAACAAAGGATGGGAACTGACCATGGGATACAATAATAAAGCAGGTGCATTCAGTTATGGTATATCCGGTAACGTTAGTAACATCAACAACAAGGTGGTAAGATATCAGGCCAATCCGGATGCCGTAGGTATCATCAATGGCGCTGCTGTGATCCGGGAAGGATGGTCTATTGGTTCGCTGTATGGCTACCAGGTGGCCGGTATTTTCCAGTCGGATGAAGAAGTGGCAGCATGGGCACGGCAACGTAGTTCCGGCCTGAATAAACCTGGTGACCTGAAATATGTGGATATCCAGGGTGATAAAAAAATTGATGGTAGTGACCGCGTAAATATTGGTAATACCATTCCTAAATGGTACTTCGGCCTGAACCTGAATGCAGGTTATAAAGGCTTTGACCTGGCCCTCTTATTCCAGGGTGTAGGTGGCGTAAACAGGTATTACCAGGATAGCTGGTATAACAGTTCGATCCGCTTCGGCCGCCAGATCAATGCCGACTTCCTGAATGCCTGGACACCGGAAAACAGGGAAACAAACCTCCCTCGTTTAACAGATGCCAGCAATACGGATAATAATCGTGCCTCTTCTTTCTGGGTACAGGATGCCTCCTTTGTGCGACTGAAAAATATACAGTTGTCCTATACTTTCCCTAAACACTTTTTCAATAATGCCCTGCAAAGTGTACGGGTATACGTAAATGCACAGAATGCCTTTACCTGGACCAAATTCAAAGGGTTAGATCCGGAAATAGCGGATTATACGAAGGCAGGTATTCAATATCCGAATGTGCGGATGATTACAGGTGGTGTAAATGTGATTTTCTAATTTATTAAACAAGTGTCATGAACAAGAAGATATTAACAGCCATTTACGCTTGCAGCCTGTTGGCACTGAGCGCCTGCAAGAAGGATTTTTTGAATACCGTACCGGCGGATAAAGTGTCAGAAGAAAATTTCTGGCGAACCGAAAAAGATGCCAACCTGGGTGTAACGGCCATTTACAATGCGTTACAAAACAATGATATTTACGGCCTGAATGTTTACTATGATGGGCTTACACCCATTGCCTGGATCTGGGATGATGGCGGTACTGGTTTAGGCCCTATCAGCAAAGGCAACATGGATCCTTTTGGCAATGCACCTGCCAATAAGTTTAAGGTACTGTACAATGCGGTTTTCCGGGCTAACCTGGCTATTGCCAAATTACCAGGTGTAAATATGGACGATGCCGCCAAAAAACGACTGATCGGAGAAGCTACTTTCCTGCGGGCTTTGTTCTATTATCACCTGGTGGATTTTTACGGGGATGTACCGTTGATCACCAAGGTGCTGCAACTGGGTGATGCACTGCCCGGAAAAGAAACCAAAGCAAAACTGCTCGACTTCATTATTGCGGAAGCCAATACGGCAGCGGAAGCATTGCCGGCTGCTAAAAACACCACCGGCAAAGCCACGAAAGGCGCTGCGCTCACGCTGAAAGCCAAAGCGCTCCTGATGGCCAAACGTTATCCGGAAGTAGTCACTACCTGTCAGACCATTGGTACGTTGGGGTATGAGTTGTACAAAGATTACCGCAATATGTTTATCTCTACCGCGGCGGAGAATAATACAGAAGTCATCTTTGATATACAGTATATCGGACCTGGTTTAGGGCAAGGTAGTCTGCTGGATAAACGTTTATCTACCCGTAGTTCGTTCTCCAGTGGCTGGAGTAACGTATATCCTTCAGTTACGCTGGTGAACAGTTATGAAATGAAGAACGGGAAAGCCATCACAGAAACCGGTTCCGGTTACGACTCGGCTAACCCCTACAAAGACAGGGACCCTCGCCTGGACTACACCATTGTAAGACCTGGCGCTACCTGGAGAGAGATTAAGTATGAAGATATGCGGGTAGACAATAAATCCAAATTCACCGGTTATATGACCCGTAAATATGTGCTGGAAGTGGATGGTTATGGTGCCGGCGATTCTCCGTTGAACTATATCATTTTCCGCTATGCAGATGTATTGCTGATGCTGGCGGAAGCAGAAAATGAAGCGGCGGGTGCAGATGGTATCACCTATGATGCCATTAACAAGGTACGTGCGAGAGAAGGCGTAAACATGCCGGCTATTCCGGCTGGTAAAACGCGTGACCAGATGCGGGATATTATCCGTCACGAACGTATGATCGAATTTGCCATGGAAGGCTCCTACTATTCCGATCTCAGAAGATGGGATATCGCTACCAATACGATGAATGGATTGGTGGTTACCAATATTGCCGGACAGCAACTGGATAAAATAACCTTCATCAAGGCTTTTAACCTGTGGCCCATTCCGCAAAAGGAAATAGACCTGAACAGTAACCTGGTACAGAATCCGGATTACGTACGATAGGCATTGCTCATTAAGTATTAAGCATTACGCATTTACAGGAAGATGTATTACTGATTCTTCTGAAAATGCGTAATGCTTATTTTATAAAAATAATTGTCATATGTACATTAAAAAGATAACCCGCATAGCTATTTGCAGTGCTGCATTATTGCTGCCGGGCCGGATGCAGGCACAACATCCGGCTACGCCCCGGAATATCCTGTACACCACCTGGGAACAGGCCGGCGGCGGGCAGGCATTGGCAGCTACTGCCAGCTGGCGGGCAACACAATACCGTATTATCCGGGAAAAAACAGCACAGTTGCCGCCGGCTACCCGTAAAGCATTGCTGCAGGAAGCCGATAAGGCCCTGGATTTCACCTGGCCTGCCTTGACCGCATCCCTTTACCGGGAATATAAAATCAACGGCAACCGTAGCAATTTTGAACAGGTGCAGGCAGCGCGCCGCAAAGTACTCAGTACCCTGGTAGCGGGTGAACTGGTGGAAGGAAAAGGAAAATACCTGCCGCAGATAGTGAATGCACTGTGGATGATACTGGAAGAAAGTACCTGGGTATTACCGGCGCATATTACCGCACAAAAGGCCGGCAGCGGCCTGCCCGATCCGGCTGAACCAGTGATAGACCTGGTAGTGGGAGAAACCGCGGCGGCATTAAGCTGGACGCAGTTCCTGCTGCATGATCAACTGGATAGCGTGGATCCCATGGTGAATAAACGCATCACTTACGAGCTGCAACACCGCGTCATTACGCCTTTCCTGGAGCGCCAGGATTTCTGGTGGATGGGTTTTAAAGGAGGGATGGTGAACAACTGGAATATCTGGGTGAATACCAATATCTTACAGACGGCATTACTGGTGATACCGGAAACGGATATACGTAACCGGGTGATCGAAAAAACAATCCGCAGTGCCGATAACTTTCTGAATGCCTACCCACCTGATGGCGGCTGTGATGAAGGGCCTACCTACTGGGGCCATGCAGGCGGTAAACTGATTGAAATGATTACCTGGCTGCAAAGCGCTTCCGGTCATCGTTTGGACTGGCGTAAAAATGAACTCATTCACCAGATCGGCGCCTATATCTACAAAATGCATGTAGACAGCAGCCGGTTTGTAAATTTTGCCGATGCTTCTGCCAGCACCATTCCGCCGCCTCATACCGTGTATTGGTATGGCGAAGCCTATAACGATCCGTTGCTGAAAGGTTTTGCCGCCAGCTTGTATCGTTTGTCCAATAAGGATACCACCGAAGTGAAAACCGCTTCCCTGCCGTTTTTTATTTATGAAGTGCTGACGCGTGATAGTTTACTGGCTACCACGCCGAAAGCGCCGTATCATGCCGTGAACTGGCTGCCTGACCTGCAGGTAGTATCCCTGCGTTCAAAGGCCGGCACGGCCAAAGGGTTGTTCTTTGCCGCACAGGGCGGACATAATGCAGAAAGCCATAACCACAATGATGTAGGCAACTTTGTATTATATATGAATGGCAAACCCGCGCTGCTGGATGTGGGAGTAGGTACCTATACCAAACAAACCTTTAGTGCAGATCGTTATCAGCTGTGGTATATGCAGTCGCAATGGCATAACTGTCCGACCATCAATGGGGTACAACAACTGGCTGGCCGGCAATTTGCCGCCAGGGAGGTACAATTCACGCATACGGCTGCACGTAGTGTATTGCGGATGGATATTGCCGCTGCCTATCCGGAAGCTGCCGCCGCAGACAGCTGGCAACGGATCTTTACATTCACGCCTGCTACCCGTAGCTTACAGCTGGAAGAAATATACCGCCTGCGTGCCTGGAAAGAGGCCTTTAAGCTGCATTTTATGACGGTATTGCCGGTTGATACCACTACGCCTGGTAAGTTGTTATTACAGGGAGAGGGTGCACAGCTGGTGATGACGTATGATCCGGCTTTGCTGGAAGTACTGACCGAACAGCAGCCCGTGACAGATGGCCGGTTAACACCGGTATGGGGAAGTACGGTTACCCGTATCACCTTACGGGCCCGCCAGGAAAAATTATCCGGCAAACATCAGATCCGGTTTGTGATGCAGCCATAAACAGCACTTTCCCGACCGGGTTTTTTCCGTAAAGGTTTGCTTTTTGCAAACGTTTGCATTAAATTAGGGTTTTGAGGCAATGAAAAGCTGTTGAAACCACCACCTTTTCACTATTAAAAGCAAGACAGATTTGGAACGCAGGAACTTCATCAAAATAGCGCCCCTGGCAGGATTGGCAGGCGCCATGGCACCCGGTAAAACACTGGCCGATGCCGTAGCCGGACCAACCACCGCGCAGCATGCAAATGCAGCAGCCACCGACCGGGAATACCACGTAAAGCTGTTACAGCGTATTGCCACCCCCGTAGTGGAGAACATGAGTAAAGGCACCCTCCGGAAAAATATGCCGCTGGAAAAAGGCCCGGGATATGGCCTGGCCGTAGAAAAGGTAACCTACCTGGAAGCCTTCGGCCGCTGTATATCCGGCCTGGCGCCCTGGCTGGCATTACCAGACGATAATACGGCAGAAGGTAAAGTGCGTAAGCAAATGAAGGAACAGGTATTGCAGGGTATTGTGAATGGCGTAAATCCGGCTTCTCCCGACTACCTGAACTTCCGTTCAGAGGCACAGCCGCTGGTAGATGCGGCCTATTTATGTCAGACCTTCATGCGGGCGCCGGAAGCCCTTTGGCAACCGTTGGATAATACCACCAAAGCCAATATCATCAAAGAACTGAAAGAACTCCGGCGCATTCGCCCGGCCTATAATAACTGGCTCCTGTTTGCCGCTATGGTAGAGGCTTTCCTGCTATCGATCGGAGAAGAATGGGAACCCCTGCGGACGATGGTAGCTACCAAAAAAATACAGGAATGGTATGCCGGTGATGGTTTTTATGCAGATGGTCCGCAATTTTCACTCGACTACTATAACGGCTATGTGATTCATCCCATGTTTACAGACATGCTGCAGATACTGGTTGATAAAAAACAAACCAGTGCAGCAGATTATGAACAGGCCTTGAAACGCATGCAACGTTTTGCAGAACTGCAGGAACGCATGATTGCACCGGATGGTACCTACCCTGCACTGGGTCGTTCCATGACCTATCGTACGGCTGCCTTTCAGCCCCTGGTACAACTGGCCCTGCAACATAAACTGCCCGAAGGCATTGTGCCGGCGCAGGTGCGTTGTGCAATGACGGCCATCATGAAAAATATTTTTGACATGGAAGGCACCTTCGATAAAAAAGGCTGGCTGCAATTAGGCATCTGCGGGCATCAGCCGGAAGTAGCCGACGTGTATACTTCTACCGGTAGCCTGTATATCTGTACCAATGGTTTCCTCGCATTGGGATTACCGGCGTCGGATCCTTTCTGGGCAGACCCGGCAGCAGAATGGACCGCACAGAAAGTATGGTCCGGCAAAAAAATCAAAAAAGATTACCACGTTAATTATTAGTATTTAAAACGTCCAACAATAGTAATATGAGTACAGCATTTGAATCAAGATATGCCAGCAGCCCGAATGAAGTGAAACAAATGGATACCGCTGCGCTCCGCCATGCTTTCCTGATACCACAGGTGTTTACAGCGGATCATATTCACTGGGTACATACGCACTACGATCGTTACCTGACTGGTGGCGCGATGCCCGTGAAAGGACCGGTAGCACTGGAAAATATAGACTTGCTGAAAGCAGATTATTTCCTGGAAAGAAGAGAGTTGGGCATGATCAATGTAGGGGGAGATGGCATCGTGGAAGTAGATGGCGAAAAATTTGAATTGTCTTTTAAAGAAGCTTTATATATCGGTAAGGGCAAGCAGCAGGTAATATTCCACAGCAAGGATGCGCAGCATCCCGCTAAGTTTTACCTGAACTCCACCCCGGCACATCATACCTATCCTACGCGCAAAGTAGCCAGGAGTGAAGCGGAAGTAGTTACGCTGGGTACACTGGAAACCTCCAACCATCGTACCATCAACAAACTGTTGGTGAACTCCGTACTGGAAACCTGTCAGCTGCAAATGGGCATGACGGAGCTGCAACCTGGCAGCGTATGGAACACCATGCCGGCGCACACACACGACCGCAGAATGGAAGTATACTTCTACTTTGAAGTACCGGAAGGACAGTCGGTATGTCACTTTATGGGCGAGCCACAGGAAACCCGCCACATCTGGATGCAGAATGAACAGGCGGTGATTTCTCCACCCTGGTCTGTACATTCCGGTGCCGGTACCAGCAACTATACTTTTATATGGGGCATGGCCGGCGAAAACCTGGACTACGGTGATATGGACCATTGTAAAATCAACGAATTACGTTAATCAACCGATCATAACTGCAATCATCATGGTAAAAAAAATTATCGCAGGCAGCTTGCTGGGATTATCTTTTCTCGGGGTCGGATTGCCGGTGTATGCCACAGCACCGGACCATGGCCCGCAACTGGCAACACCTACATATACCGGTGCGGATACCTATACCGCAGCGGTGATACTATCGCAAATGGAACGTACCGCTGCGTGGCAGTGGAAACATATTGAAGAAAAAGGCTGGACCTATGCGCAAACCGACTGGACCAACGGCGCCATGTATGCGGGTATGATGGCACTCAGCGAAGTAACAGCCAATCCTTATTTCATAGAAAGACTTACACAAATAGGTCGTGATAATAGCTGGAATACAGGGCCACTCCGTTTTTTCGCGGATGATTATTGTATTGGTCAGTTATATGCCCAGCTGTATTCGCTGTATAAAGATCCGGTGATGACAGACCGGTTCCGCAAACTGGCCGACAGCATTGTTGCGGCGCCACATACAGAAGGCCTCGAATGGAAAAACAGTATCCACCTGCGGGAATGGGCCTGGTGTGATGCCCTCTTTATGGGCCCGCCGGCACTGGCTTATTTATCTACCGCTACCGGTGATCCGCGTTATCTCGAAACTGCCACCAAACTTTGGTGGAAAACCACCGACTTCCTGTTCGATAAAACAGAAAACCTGTATTACCGTGATGGTCGCTTCATCGGCCAGCAGGAAAAGAATGGCGCCAAAGTATTCTGGAGCCGCGGCAATGGTTGGGTAATGGGCGGACTGGCCCGGATGATGGATAACATGCCGGCAAATACAGCAGAGAAAGCCCGTTTTCAGGAATTATTTAAGAAGATGGCTTACCGCGTAGCGGCCCTGCAAACCAAAGACGGCACCTGGCACGCCAGCCTGCTGGATCCGGACAGCTATCCTTCCAAAGAAACAAGTGGTACCGGATTTTACGTATATGCGTTTATGTGGGGTGTGAATAACGGCCTGTTACCGGAGAAGGATTTTATGCCTGTGATACAGAAAGGATGGGATGCGCTGACGGGCTGTGTGCAACCGGATGGTAAACTGGGCTTTGTACAGATCCCGGCGGCAGAACCAGGCAAAGCGACTGCGGAAGATACAGAAGTATATGGCGTAGGGGCATTCCTGTTAGCCGGTGCAGAGATGGTAAAATATGACCTGCGTAAAAATGCGGCAAATGCTATTAAAATCCATAACGGCAGTGGTATTCACCGGGCATCCGATATGGTGGAAATTCCCTATAAAAAATTAACGGCAGCCTTCCCTGGCACTACTGGTAAAACATTTAAGATAACAGATGCCGTGAGCGGAAAGGAAATTCCTTACCAGCTGCTGTACGAAGGCAATAAAGCACCCGGTAATGTATTGCTGCAGGTGAACGTAGCCCCAGGCGCCACATTATATGCCCAGGTGGCCTCAGGTATACCGGCTGCGCTGAAACCGGCTGCCTATGGCCGTTTTGTGCCGGAGCGCAAAGACGACTATGCCTGGGAAAATGATCGTATGGCCTACCGGATGTATGGCGCAGCACTGGAAAAATTTCCGAAAGAAATGGCGCTGGGCATCGATGTATGGGCTAAGCGTACTACCGATATGGTGATAGATAACTGGTACAAACTAGATAACTACCACCATGATAATGGCCAGGGCCTGGACTACTATAGTGTAGGACTCACCCTGGGAGCAGGAGATAATGCGCCTGCCGGTAAAGACACGATCTATTTCCCCAAAAACTTCCGTACATGGAAAACATTGGATAATGGTCCGTTACGTACCACCTTCGCACTGACCTACGATACCTGGCAGGCAGGCGGTATACCCGTTAGCGTTACTAAAACCATTTCACTGGATGCCGGTTCTCAGCTGAATAAAATGCAGCTGCAATACAGTTTTAAAGGAAATACCCTGCCGGTGGTAACCGGCATTGTAAAACGTAAAGAACCCGGCACCGTGTTGCTGGATGAACAGCAGGGTGTGATGGGCTATTGGGAGCCGGTACACGGAGCAGACGGTACTTTAGGATTGGGATGTGTATTTACCCAGGGAGTACCTGGTATGAAAACAGATGCAGTGCACCTGTTAAGTCCGGGCACGGCGGATAGCCAGCACCCGTACGTATATTATTCCGGTGCTGCCTGGAGCAAAGGAGGCCGCATTACTACTGCAGCCGCCTGGTTTGCCTACCTGGAAACATTCGCACAGAAAATCAAACAACCCTTAACCGTTACATTTAATCGTTAACAGAAAAGTGTGTGGCAGGTGTACAAAGGTATGCCTGCCACACAGTCTTTTTTCATCATCAATTATTGCATATGGACTTGTTTCAGTTACAAGGTAAAACAGCGCTGGTGACCGGGTGTAAACGCGGTATCGGTAAAGCAATGGCGGTGGCACTGGCTGCAGCCGGTGCAGACATCATCGGGGTATCTGCTTCCCTGGAACTTACGGGGAGTGAGGTAGAACGCGATGTAACGGCACTGGGCAGACGTTTTAAAGCCTATCAGTGCGATTTCTCTGATCGTGCATCCTTATATACCTTTATCGAAAAAGTAAAGCAGGAAACGCCTGTAATAGATATCCTGGTCAACAATGCCGGCACCATCCTGCGGAAACCAGCCGCCGAACATCCGGATGCGTATTGGGATGAAGTGATTAACATCAACCTGAATGCACAATTTATCCTGACCCGTGAAATCGGAAAAGGAATGCTGGAACGTGGCAGTGGAAAAGTTATCTTTACAGCATCGCTGCTTACCTTCCAGGGCGGCATCAATGTACCGGGATATGCAGCCAGCAAAGGAGCCGTAGGCTCACTGGTAAAGGCATTTTCCAACGAATGGGCCGGTAAGGGTATCAATGTGAATGCCATTGCACCGGGATATATTGCCACGGATAATACGGCTGCGCTGAGATCAGATGAACAACGCAGTACCGCCATTCTTGATCGCATTCCTGCAGGCCGCTGGGGCCAACCGGAAGACTTTGCAGGACCAGTTATTTTCCTGGCTTCCAAAGCAGGGGACTACGTGCATGGTACTATCCTCACCGTAGATGGTGGCTGGATGGGAAGGTAAGGAGCATCATTATCGTTAATAGTCCACACATGAGTAAACGTACTGAAAAAACAATCGTTGATATTGCAGCAGAACTGAACTTATCGGTATCTACTGTTTCCCGCGCCCTGAATGATAATCCTAACATCAGCACCCGTACGAAAGACAAGGTGAAGAAGATGGCGCGGAAGCTGGGATACCGGCCCAATGCCCTGGCTGCCGGTTTGCGTAATAACAAAAGCAAAACCATCGGCCTCATTGTACCGCGTATCTCCATGTTTTTTCCGGCGACTATCAGTACTATTATTCAGAAC
Coding sequences within:
- a CDS encoding heparinase II/III-family protein, which translates into the protein MYIKKITRIAICSAALLLPGRMQAQHPATPRNILYTTWEQAGGGQALAATASWRATQYRIIREKTAQLPPATRKALLQEADKALDFTWPALTASLYREYKINGNRSNFEQVQAARRKVLSTLVAGELVEGKGKYLPQIVNALWMILEESTWVLPAHITAQKAGSGLPDPAEPVIDLVVGETAAALSWTQFLLHDQLDSVDPMVNKRITYELQHRVITPFLERQDFWWMGFKGGMVNNWNIWVNTNILQTALLVIPETDIRNRVIEKTIRSADNFLNAYPPDGGCDEGPTYWGHAGGKLIEMITWLQSASGHRLDWRKNELIHQIGAYIYKMHVDSSRFVNFADASASTIPPPHTVYWYGEAYNDPLLKGFAASLYRLSNKDTTEVKTASLPFFIYEVLTRDSLLATTPKAPYHAVNWLPDLQVVSLRSKAGTAKGLFFAAQGGHNAESHNHNDVGNFVLYMNGKPALLDVGVGTYTKQTFSADRYQLWYMQSQWHNCPTINGVQQLAGRQFAAREVQFTHTAARSVLRMDIAAAYPEAAAADSWQRIFTFTPATRSLQLEEIYRLRAWKEAFKLHFMTVLPVDTTTPGKLLLQGEGAQLVMTYDPALLEVLTEQQPVTDGRLTPVWGSTVTRITLRARQEKLSGKHQIRFVMQP
- a CDS encoding DUF2264 domain-containing protein, with amino-acid sequence MERRNFIKIAPLAGLAGAMAPGKTLADAVAGPTTAQHANAAATDREYHVKLLQRIATPVVENMSKGTLRKNMPLEKGPGYGLAVEKVTYLEAFGRCISGLAPWLALPDDNTAEGKVRKQMKEQVLQGIVNGVNPASPDYLNFRSEAQPLVDAAYLCQTFMRAPEALWQPLDNTTKANIIKELKELRRIRPAYNNWLLFAAMVEAFLLSIGEEWEPLRTMVATKKIQEWYAGDGFYADGPQFSLDYYNGYVIHPMFTDMLQILVDKKQTSAADYEQALKRMQRFAELQERMIAPDGTYPALGRSMTYRTAAFQPLVQLALQHKLPEGIVPAQVRCAMTAIMKNIFDMEGTFDKKGWLQLGICGHQPEVADVYTSTGSLYICTNGFLALGLPASDPFWADPAAEWTAQKVWSGKKIKKDYHVNY
- the kduI gene encoding 5-dehydro-4-deoxy-D-glucuronate isomerase, with protein sequence MSTAFESRYASSPNEVKQMDTAALRHAFLIPQVFTADHIHWVHTHYDRYLTGGAMPVKGPVALENIDLLKADYFLERRELGMINVGGDGIVEVDGEKFELSFKEALYIGKGKQQVIFHSKDAQHPAKFYLNSTPAHHTYPTRKVARSEAEVVTLGTLETSNHRTINKLLVNSVLETCQLQMGMTELQPGSVWNTMPAHTHDRRMEVYFYFEVPEGQSVCHFMGEPQETRHIWMQNEQAVISPPWSVHSGAGTSNYTFIWGMAGENLDYGDMDHCKINELR